The stretch of DNA AAATGAGTCTTTTTTATACTATTGTGTTTATTTATCTAGGTTGAAAAGACTGTCTGGGACTGGGAGCTCATGAATGACATAAAACCAATCTGGCAGAGACCATCTAAAGAAGTTGAAGAAGATGAATACAAAGCTTTTTACAAAACCTTTTCCAAGGTAAGTTCAGGGCCTCAAGATGATTCCAAAGCAAGAAGTTTGTTTGTCTGGCTGTGTAAATAAAACTGAGTGCTTATAGGATAGGCTCTTTCTGAAGAATTCATTAATTGCTGTCACTAGATGGAACTGCAGAGAGCCTGGAAGGTATAACATCTTAGTCAggaatttatgtatttttccagagagaagGTACTGCCAACCAAGTGTTGATTGGTCTAGATTTGGAAAGTATTATGTTGCAGCTCATGTGGAGCTTACTGATGTGTTTAAATTTTGACAGACAAATTTGTATTTAGTCTGAGGGTTGTAGTGTTTGTTGCATGTGGTGGAAGAAAGAAGGAGACAGAGTTTCCTAGAAGTGTTGTCTTTGTATCGCTACAGTGTAATGTGTCACTCCAGAGTATCTTAACTGTGGTATGATGATACTCTATTGGTTGTTGGTAACTTTTTAGTGACTGGCTTGTTAAAATCCAGCAAAACCTGGGAGGTGTCCAGGAAGGTTCTTTTCACATGAGTTACTCTGCTCTTGTAACTTAAACTTTTGTCTCCATTGTAGACTCTAGCATGGCTATATGGATTAATTGTAAAATAATTGCACTTATTTGCCAAACTTAGGTTATTATTGGAAATGTATAAACTCACTGGTAATTTCCCCATGTCAATTGAAAGCATTCTCTCTTCACAGGAACACGATGACCCAATGGCATACATCCACTTCACTGCTGAAGGGGAAGTAACTTTCAAATCCATCTTGTTTGTTCCTAATTCTGCTCCACGTGGACTGTTTGATGAATATGGATCCaaaaaaagtgatttcattAAGGTATGACAGAAAGGTGTGTGCATATGGTTTTGtggcaaaggaaaaaagccctGAAGTAACTTGGGTGCTCTCTGCTCTTGTATTTCAGCTGTATGTTCGAAGAGTGTTCATCACTGATGACTTCCATGACATGATGCCCAAGTATCTTAACTTTGTTAAGGGTGTTGTAAGTATTATAAATCTTActtgcatttaatttcttttttagctTCAAATAGTGCTCGATATACCTAAAACTTTCTTTCTCATTTAGGTGGATTCTGATGATCTTCCTTTGAATGTATCCCGTGAAACACTTCAGCAGCATAAATTGTTAAAGGTAAGCTAATTGGTTTTAAAGTCCTTCATTGTAAGCACAAGATGGCAGCAAAGTTTAGAAGACTTAATATCTTGATGAATTTTGTTACATGACTCTGAAATTAGTGTAAAGGAAACTCAGTTACTGCTGTTTCCAGATTACCTGTCTACTTCAGATCAGGGATACAAAGTGGAATCTGTTCCTTAAAGTGAGGTTGCATTGGGGGTTATTCCAAATACTTACTGTTGGAACTCAgtattgctgctttttttagGTGATCAGAAAGAAACTTGTCCGCAAAACTCTTGATATGATCAAGAAAATTGCAGAGGAAAAATACAATGACACATTCTGGAAAGAGTTTGGTACTAACGTGAAGCTTGGTGTTATTGAGGATCACTCCAATCGTACCCGACTCGCTAAACTTCTGCGCTTCCAGTCTTCTCATCATGAAAGCAACCTCACAAGCCTTGATCAGTATGTGGAAAGAATGAAGGAGAAGCAAGACAAAATCTACTTCATGGCTGGTGCCAGCAGAAAGGAGGTATGTAagagtgaaaagaaaggaaggggTACAGTATATTATACTTTTTAGTTTTAGTACCATCAATGTTTAGAATTGTTTATTTACTGTAAATGTGGAGACTCCATGCTTATGTTACTACTGCAGTTCAGTTTTTTTGATACCAATATTTGCCAGATAGTTGTACAGTTTTTGGTAGCTGCTGCTACCAATGCAATTAACCTGACACCTTACATGTTTTCATTCTAGGCTGAGTCCTCACCATTTGTTGAGCGTCTGCTGAAAAAGGGCTATGAAGTGATCTATCTGACTGAACCTGTAGATGAATACTGTATTCAGGCTTTGCCAGAGTTTGATGGCAAGAGGTTTCAGAATGTAGCAAAAGAAGGAGTTAAGTTTGAAGAAAGTGAAAAGTCTAAAGAGAGTCGGGAAGCCTTGGAAAAGGAATTTGAACCCCTCTTAAACTGGATGAAAGACAAAGCTCTCAAAGACAAGGTAAAATATTGTGTTATATGTATTGATTATTTTTACTCATTGTACTTGCTGCAACATACTTTGCAGATTATTTGAGCATAGACTTGACAGTAGCATCTCTCTTCATGGGTAAACCTGTATGGATATTGTCTTTATTCAGGAAGATAATTAGTTAGAATGTCATTCTAGACATTCCTCAGAAATTCTTGAATTTACAGTGAAATGCAGTTATTTACTTAATTCACTGTATAAGCTATTAGTTCTGTGAACTAACATTAAGGtgttctggggtttgttttttttcctacagattGAAAAAGCTGTGCTATCTCAACGTTTAACCCAATCTCCATGTGCTCTTGTGGCTAGTCAGTATGGATGGTCTGGTAACATGGAAAGAATCATGAAGGCTCAAGCTTACCAGACTGGGAAGGATATATCTACAAAGTAAGTTTCCAGTTCTATAACAGCAGTCATGAAATGCAGTTGATGACCTCCCTTGCTTGGTGTACCCATAACAAGCTTCCACCCGATTCAGATGATCCTGGGTGTTTTTAAGGTCTTTATAACTAAGTTAGTCTCCATTATAGCCCTAGATTGTTATTTTCAAGCCCAGTATGTAAAACTACCTGATGAGCAAGACTCATCAGTGGCATTTGGTATCTGCCATTCGTTGACAAGAGAAGATGAATTTAGTAACTTAAATGCTTTTTGTAGTTGCACCAGTATTAAAGGGCTAGGGGGATTACACTAGTTACTGTGACTGTAACTAGTGTATATAGATTTAAAGATCTAATTGGGTTCTGTACTTTGAAATGCTGTAATTTCTCTTCCCAGTTACTATGCCAGCCAAAAGAAGACATTTGAAATTAACCCCAGGCATCCACTGATCAAGGACATGCTGAGGCGAGTCAAGGTAAATAAATAACAGTAGTGAAACACTGACTGACTTGCTGCATACAACCTGCTTTAACAggtctgttttgattttcttgtgtttttccATGTTAGGAAAATGAAGATGACAAAACTGTTTCAGATCTTGCAGTGGTATTGTTTGAAACTGCAACTCTGAGATCAGGATATATGTTGCCAGACACTAAGGAATATGGAGACAGAATAGAAAGGATGCTTCGTTTGAGTTTAAACATTGACCTGGATGCAAAGGTTAGTTTGTCTTCCACTTGGGCTGTTAAGTGACTTACAGTTGCTTCATCTTAAAAACTGCAGCTGCTATTCACTTGCATAAAATGAAGTGTATCCAGCTTCCTGCACTTAAGTGGGCTACCAAAAGTCCAGCCATGAATCTGTACTTAATACTCATATTCTTCATTCCTTGCTCTTCTTTGTAGTTGCTTGAGATTCTATTTCATTATGCTTCTCAAGTATATTCCTGTCCTTAATTAAGTGCTGGCTCTAGGAGTAAACTGAGTACAGCCCCTGTCTCTCTAATGGAGAAATCCTAATTGGGTACAAGTAATGCAGGTTCTCATAATCCTGTGCAAGAACTTCCGCTGGCAGTTTTGCTGCAGTATATCAGTGCTACACAGATCTTACATTTTCCTTCAGGTAGCTTGTGGCAAATGTTAGGAAATGATAGTGAAAACTTCCACAGCCTGTATTTAACTAGTGCACAATTAGTTAAACAGCCTAAGCAAGTAAAGCAAATTGCTTGTGACCTTTGTGTACAGGTGGATGAGGAACCTGAAGAGCCTGAAGATGCAGCtgaggaggcagagcaggatgAAGAGGAAGTGGATGCTGATGCTGAGGACAGTGAAACACAGAAGGTAGGGTCTCAAGTTTGATGCTTTCTAGACAATATTTATGTGCAACATTGTCTGTAGGTGCTTCCTGGCAATAAAGTTGTTCACTTTGCCTTTCATGACACTAGATTTTAGTGTTAGATGATCCAGGCTTTTCTTGGAggggggagagaaaaaattgCAGTACAAATTTATTGTTAAACTGTATTGTGAAAAGATGACATTGAGGTATGTTCAAAGCTGGAGTGAAATTAAGCCTTAGAGATTGTAACAGTGCCCTGTGGCAAGAAGATGGCAGCAAATCCTCTAGTGAAGATAATTACCCGTGGTATTTCCATAGCTTGTGGGCAAAAACATGAACAAATCAGCAAGAGTGCAATTTTAAATGCTTACAATACAGGCTTGGAACAGCACTCCAGACTACAACATTGCTCCTGAACAGTTCACCTGTCATGTGAAGTCAGCTCATATCTGCAGTTTTAATTATGTCTTGATGGATATACTGAACTCTTCTAATACCATAGCTTTTTGATAATACTAACTTGGAAAGTTGTTTTGAGGTCCCAACTGGGCCTGCTTTCTTGGGTTGCTTTTGGAAGAGACCTGCAAGATGATATCCAGTGATTAGTGCAAATATTATAGCAATGTAATTTCCTACTGTTAAATGTCAGATAAGAATAGATTTGAGAAACAGTATTTATTGTACTGAACCTACTTTAATTTTGATGCCACTACTGTTAGGTTTGCAGAGCAGTATAACCTGCAATGACAGGAATATAAATTTCTGTTCTTCTGGGagttcttgtattttttttccactttcaaaAAGTAATATTCTGATTCTCTTTCTGTCTTCACAGGAATCCACAGATGTGAAAGATGAACTGTAAACTGCACTCAACTACTGTCCTGCATTGGGGGGTTAAGAGGGAATGTGAATtagattgttttgtttttttccactgtaaAATGTTGAGGGATGGGGTTTTAAGGgtaaaggaggttttttttttaagttcactTTTCTAAAAACATTCCTCATGAATGTAAATTTGTATTATTTAACTGACTTGGTGTAAAATCTTGTCatgtacaaaataaaatgttcccAAACACCACCAACTCTAAATTTATACATACCAAGCTCATCTTGTGGGCTGGCAGAAAGAAATGAAGGTATGGTCCTGGGTCTTTGGATCCTTTGTGCAAACAGGCTCTTTGCTGGCAGTCCTTGGGCCTTCCCATGCTGGCACAGCCATACGTACTTGTGTAGTGTCTGCTTGTGGCTGGGATTTATGTTTACAGACCTGCTGTGCTGCTTAGCCAAATACACCTGATAGCTGACAGCTGTACTGAACTTGCTAATTGAAATAAGTGTTTGAGTGAGTGAGGTAACTCCTGCAAGCCTGAGAAAGAGGAGATAGGGTCCTTAAAAAGGGCATTGGAAGCAAAGCTCTGAGAGCTTGTGCTGGATTCTGACTTGACTCCATAGAATAGACAGCAGGAACTTTATGGATGAGggtgaaaaaaacatttcactaAATATGTGGACAGCTACCACCAGAACTGTCTTACTGCCTGTGAGCTGCTACCATCCTCCATGGCACTTAGAAACCCTGCCTTTGTCTTGTGTAGCTACAGCAGTTCTGTTTTCTACAGGTTGGAAGTTCTTTTCACGTATTCTTAATGCCATTATTCCTAAATGTTTTCACTCTTTTTCTTAGTCTTTTATGGCAAAGCACTGTAGATACTTAATATGACTGAAGCTAAACCTGGTTAGTTGTAGACAAGTTGAGCTTCCATTCATTCTGTTGGCTTTATGTAGTGGTTGGATGAAGCACTGTGTTTTCTCACTAGTGCCTCTACTTGAAAACACCTTCACAGAGTTGGTAAAAAGTGTTTACAGTGAGGGtttggcagattttttttttgccttcatcTGTGGAAGGACATAGTAACAGTGCTTCTGCACAGTAATACTATTTAAGAACcaatcttttctgttttgttaacAGAACTTCTGTGAAGTTACAAGTTTCTGCACTCTGAAGCAAAATAAGCTTTCTTATTAGGTCAGGGCACTGACCACTGACCTGAAGATCTTGCTTTCCATTTACTAGGCTTCTATATTACGGCCCAAAATAAGCCATGTATTAGTGTGGTTGTTGTGTTAGGGTTTAGAGAGTTGAATTTTGACCTGTCAAGGAAAGGAAGCTTAGTTTGGGAGGTTCTCGAGGGAGTTTGAGGGGCTGTGGTTTCTGCTCACTGCAGTGGTCTCCTAGAGAAGAGTCTCTTGTTACTGGCCCAGGCCGAGTGGTCTCATGCCAGTCTCGGCAGCCGGCACTGTCAGCTTTAGAAGCAGCCTTTGGCAATAAGTTTCCgaacagggcagggacaccttccccctAGTGTAGCAGTGAAACTTTGTGCTCTGTAGCAATCAACCTCCTGAAGTATCAGTTGTTTTCAGTGATACATTTCTGAGTGTATCATTACTACCCACACCTCCATTTGACCTCTGAGAAGCAAAGATTCCCTCCCACCTCCTCGATGGTGGGGAAGGATTTTGCCTAACAAACTAAAGGGGAATATTGAAAGTGTAGGGTAGTCTCCTCCAATATTCTTAACCCATAAATTACTTGTAGGTTTAAGAAAACTTTGTTCTGTTGTATAGCTGAAGTTCTCATTGCTTTATTGGTTTGAGGTTGACAAAACTGattaaatttcagaaataataaagACCAGACTTGAGAGAGTTGTGCTTTGTGCTTCTTTATACACTTCAGCTGAGAGTATCATGTGCAACATAGCTTTGGTCCAACTGCTTTCTCTGCATCATGCAGTGACAAGTGTTTGCTATTTATAAGCACAAAATGCACTTGTAAGTTTACCTGTTCTTTCGTCAGCTCTGAAGCAAAACGGTGTCAATAATGGAAGTGTCTCCCAGTCAAAACTGTTTCTTTCAGTGCTGCAGTTACACTGATTCTGGGGCTGTCACCTCTGCTGTTAAAACTTGGTGCATTGGCAGCTTTGCTATTCCTAAATGGGCACTAATGAGGACATTTCCCTCAGCATTAGAAAAGGCTGAGCTCCCTGTTGCTCAgtttccagcagcagtgggatACACTTAGAAATGCAATCCTAATTTGTAGAAACTCCCCTCTGCAGCCTTTAGATCTGAAAAGCCTCTAGAAAATAGAAATGCATCTTTCATGTCAGAAATCAACAACATAAGAGGTGATAATCTGACAAAGTGTGAGTAACAGTGCATGGGCTGGTGAATGCTGGCTTGTTAAAGGATCATCAAAAAACTCTCCCTGCCTCAGTtagaacagaaacaaaatactgTCCTGTTTTCTCTTCACTAAACTTTATCTTCTGCTGAAGTGGAAGGTTGGAATTGGATTGGTTGCAAATCTCAGCTTTGTTTAGGTGCAGCAAAGTCTTTTCACCAGAAGTGGATCTATTAAGATGATTTCATTGATAGATTTTGTTTGGAcataaaatttctcttttacCAGTGCCTCTCTCTCAATTCCTGTTGTCATTAATAAAGGTGCCTGAGAGAGAGGATGTGATCTAGTTATATAAAAAGTGCACacaagagcaggagaggagctcaTCCCACCAACAGCTGTAAAACTTGGTGAGAGCAGACACATACACATGCATAAGAACTATAAACCTTTCTTCCTAGGAAAACCAGTCCAGTTTATGCAGGCATAAGTAAAATAATAGCTTCATAGTCAGAGCTGATGTAAATGTAGCACTTTCACTGATCATTTCTGGATTCCTCTGCCCTTACAAGATTTCCAGATACTTCAGTAGTAGGAGTTTGGAGGGAGCTCCAAAGTAGGGagctttttgtttccttgctggGTAGTGTGTCAGACTGTTTTTTATGAATTAAACTTTAATGACTGAGGATGAAGCCTATGCTTTGTCCTGGCATCTTTCTGAAGCGAAACTAATCCCAACCTTCCCAAGCTCTATATTGTACCATTTAGAACCAGCTTATTGGGCCATTTTCACAGGAAGGTGACTACATTTTCAAGCTCCTGGTGTGTTGTGGTGATTCTATTTCCAGACTGAAAGGTAAACCTGCACTTGTTGTTTCAGAGTTTTGCATATTTACAGCTATCAAAAGCAGCCATAGACAGGTCAAGATGCCCAAACAGAGCACAAACAAATCTGATTTCAGTGTAATCTGTATGTATTTGCCTCATTTTAACTGAGATCACCAAGCTGTAAGATTCCTGCCTTGCAGTGGACCAAAGCAGATTTCCTGTCAGTGACACATCCGTGTCATGGTTTGACACTTTATTCTGAAGGTTACTTAAAATGTAATCCAGATTTAAGAACTCACAAGCGTTTTGGCACACAACTGATGGGACTTTTACCAAAAGCATTCActgtatgtttatttttaatgctgccCACAACTCTGAgtaaaggaaagcaaaaatccATTACAGGAGCACAGTATTTCATATATGTATTTCTGCAACTTAAAAAGTTGGATAAATATTTTATCAGTTCTAATTTtcacaatgaaaataaactcTGGTCACTGTTGTGAAGTCTGAATTTCGCTTGATCTTTCTTTTAGACCCAACAGTTCTGTTTTCAGTTCTCCAGGCTTAGGAGGTATTTCAGGTATGCtctattaaaaacagaaaaagatgtCAGTGTTGTGACAGAGGAAAAACTAAACTCCCAAAACAGTAAATTAGCTTATTCTGGAAGAACATGACAGCTAAACTGTGATTTTACAGCCCGCTTTTCTGAGTGGAATGGAATTCCTACAAGCAAAATTCACCTTAAGAATTATTACCTTTTTGTAATTTGACTTATATTAAAGTAGCAAAatacaatttgaaaaaaaaataaatgaaaggaaGAACAAACAGTTTGTTTTAAAGGAGCAAAGCCTCTTTTTGCCATTAAAGTGAGTCTGGTGGAGATGTTCTAGCACAGTTGAAGTTTCCACACATACTCTTGGTGatagaagaaaatgtttcactGCTTCTACTGCCCTGATTCAGAAATTAAGCACTGAAATTGgagataaaattttaaaaggtacCAGATAACGTGACATTTAAAGAACTAAAGCTCCTCAAAATTTGTGCTACTGAAGAGATATAGATAATTTGATCATTctgaataaatacataaatagaCAAAACACATAAATTCTAATGCATCTATCAATGACTGAAGCCTCACAGATTGAATTTTGAGCTGACAGCTCAAGCatggtaatttttaaaaacttatttCCCGTTGTAAAGTAGCcaagagaatttaaaaaaacaagtatATATGAGCAAGAGGATGAGGGAAAGCTTCCAAGTCAGGCCTCCAAGAAGCTGAAAAGACACTTTACTATCCCTAGTGGATGGTCTCATTTAGAGTTTAGTTCTATGACTGTAATTCTGACAGCCGTGTCTGTCGTGATTTCTAGTGTCATTTCGGTTGCCCTCATTTCCGTTACTGGAGGAAACCAAGTCTATTTAAATCCAGTACAGCCCCTTCTCACTACTTTTGCAGGCTCATTTCTCAACCCAGCTTCCCCCAGCAGAGACCCCTTCTGGACACAAGGTACTACGTCCGGAATGGAGGTGACTCTCCAGAGAAGCCACAGAATCGCAGAATTCttggctggaagggacctctggagatcatccgGCCCAAGCTCCCTGCCAAGCAGGGTCACCTAGGGCAGATCACACAGGAACGCGttcaggtgggtttggaatgtgTCCAGAGAGGGAAGACTCCAcgacctccctgggcagcctgttccagtgctctgccaccctcaatgGAAAGAAGTTCCTCATGTTGAGGTGAAACTTCTTGTGGTTTAGTTTATGGCTTTTGCTCCTCATGCTGTcgctgggcaccactgaaaagagtctggaaccatcctcttggcacccaCTGCTTAGGTATTTACAAGCATTAATGAGATCCCCTCCAGTCGTCTCTCCCAAGAGACGCTGCAGACCCTGCATCATCTTCGTGACCCTCCACTGGACCCGCTCCAGTAGTTCCTTGtctttcttgtactgaggagcccaaaACAGGACACAGCGAAGTCCTGGCGGCCTGACCAATGCCCCTGTAGAGGCTGATCTCTGTCCACCGCCAGGCCAGAAACACAGCCTTCCCGAGGCACAGCCTCTCCAGCAGACCCTCCA from Poecile atricapillus isolate bPoeAtr1 chromosome Z, bPoeAtr1.hap1, whole genome shotgun sequence encodes:
- the LOC131592621 gene encoding endoplasmin, with the protein product MKSVWALALACVLLLAVSVRADEVDVDGTVEDDLGKSREGSRTDDEVVQREEEAIQLDGLNASQIKEIREKSEKFAFQAEVNRMMKLIINSLYKNKEIFLRELISNASDALDKIRLISLTDENALAGNEELTVKIKCDKEKNMLHVTDTGIGMTKEELVKNLGTIAKSGTSEFLNKMTEMQDDSQSTSELIGQFGVGFYSAFLVADRVIVTSKHNNDTQHIWESDSNEFSVIDDPRGNTLGRGTTITLVLKEEASDYLELDTVKNLVKKYSQFINFPIYVWSSKTETVEEPIEEEEAKEKEEETDDEAAVEEEEEEKKPKTKKVEKTVWDWELMNDIKPIWQRPSKEVEEDEYKAFYKTFSKEHDDPMAYIHFTAEGEVTFKSILFVPNSAPRGLFDEYGSKKSDFIKLYVRRVFITDDFHDMMPKYLNFVKGVVDSDDLPLNVSRETLQQHKLLKVIRKKLVRKTLDMIKKIAEEKYNDTFWKEFGTNVKLGVIEDHSNRTRLAKLLRFQSSHHESNLTSLDQYVERMKEKQDKIYFMAGASRKEAESSPFVERLLKKGYEVIYLTEPVDEYCIQALPEFDGKRFQNVAKEGVKFEESEKSKESREALEKEFEPLLNWMKDKALKDKIEKAVLSQRLTQSPCALVASQYGWSGNMERIMKAQAYQTGKDISTNYYASQKKTFEINPRHPLIKDMLRRVKENEDDKTVSDLAVVLFETATLRSGYMLPDTKEYGDRIERMLRLSLNIDLDAKVDEEPEEPEDAAEEAEQDEEEVDADAEDSETQKESTDVKDEL